One segment of Pseudomonadota bacterium DNA contains the following:
- a CDS encoding universal stress protein, whose product MTIASHILLGTDFSPAAESAAKLAVQLANLTRARITAVHVYSPALLGPPPGLTTLERSSQETQFALEKALTQALEKLRDDQIKEVADTQIKLIAEDSPADALTKYAKDNGVDLIVVASHGRTGLAHLLIGSVAEKVVRHSPCPVIVAR is encoded by the coding sequence GGATTTCTCGCCGGCCGCGGAAAGCGCCGCCAAGCTGGCGGTGCAGCTCGCCAATCTCACGCGCGCGAGGATCACCGCGGTGCACGTATACTCGCCCGCACTTCTGGGGCCCCCGCCCGGCCTGACTACCCTGGAGCGCAGCAGCCAGGAAACCCAATTCGCGCTCGAAAAGGCGTTGACGCAAGCACTGGAAAAGCTGCGGGACGATCAGATCAAGGAAGTGGCGGACACCCAGATCAAGCTGATCGCGGAGGATAGCCCGGCTGACGCCCTCACCAAGTACGCAAAGGACAACGGCGTGGACCTGATCGTCGTGGCCTCCCACGGCCGAACCGGGCTCGCGCACCTGCTGATCGGCAGCGTGGCCGAAAAGGTAGTGCGCCACAGCCCTTGCCCCGTCATCGTCGCCCGCTAA